The nucleotide sequence ACCCGGAGGCCGACGCCGGCGGTTCTGCGCTCAGCCGGCAGCGCCGGCCGGGTCCGCCACCGCCTCGTCGCCGGAGGACCGCTCCGACCGGGGGCGGAGCCGGACCTTGGTGATGGCGTGCCGGTCGATCTCGGCGACCTGCGCGGTGAAGGCGGGCAGGTCGACGGTCTCGCCGGCCGCGGTCGGGATGTGCCCGAGCCGGGCCAGGACCAGCCCGGCGACGGTGGTGTAGTCGCCGTCGTCGGGCTCGTCGAGTTCGAGCCCGATGTCGGGCAGGTCGTGGATCGGAAAGGTGCCGGCGACCAGGAGTGTCCCGTCGGGTTGCCGGACCACGGCCTGAACGTCGCGGTCCGTCTCGTCGTAGATCTCCCCGACGATCTCCTCGATCAGGTCCTCCATCGTCACGATGCCGTCGTTGGCGCCCCGCTCGTCCACCACCACCGCGAACTGCTGGCGCTGCTGGCGCATCTGGCGCAGCGCGTCGGTGACCCCGAGCGTCTCCGGCAGGAACAGCGCCGGAGCCATCCGGTCGCGCACCTGGGCGCCGTCGTCGAGCAGGTCCCGCAGGTGTACGACGCCGACCACGTCGTCGAGGCCGCCCCGGGTGACCACCGGGGCGCGGCTGTGGCCGGACTCGGCGAGCTGTCGCCGGGCCGTTCCGGTGGGCAGTTCGGCGTGCAGGGTGACCACCTGCCCGCGCGGGACCAGGATCTCCCGCAGGATCCGGTCGGCGATCTCGAACGCCCCGCTGATGATGGTGCGGTGTTCGGCGGTGAGCCCGCGCTGGGCCGTCACCATCTCCCGCAACTCCTCGGCGCTGACCTCCT is from Micromonospora sp. WMMD1102 and encodes:
- a CDS encoding hemolysin family protein translates to MDGYGLQVALVLFLVLVNAAFSGSEMALVSLRESQVQRLERQSRGGQVLAKLARDPNRFLATIQIFITLANFLASAAAAVSLAAPLVPLLDFLGSAAQPASVVLVTILLTFVSLVLGELAPKRIAMQRAEGWALVVARPLDVLAALSRPAVWLLSKSTNVVVRLTGADPEGGPEEVSAEELREMVTAQRGLTAEHRTIISGAFEIADRILREILVPRGQVVTLHAELPTGTARRQLAESGHSRAPVVTRGGLDDVVGVVHLRDLLDDGAQVRDRMAPALFLPETLGVTDALRQMRQQRQQFAVVVDERGANDGIVTMEDLIEEIVGEIYDETDRDVQAVVRQPDGTLLVAGTFPIHDLPDIGLELDEPDDGDYTTVAGLVLARLGHIPTAAGETVDLPAFTAQVAEIDRHAITKVRLRPRSERSSGDEAVADPAGAAG